The window AGGTTTATAAATTTAAACCTTTATTTGATTATTGTTTTAAAAGCTTAAAGTAAAGAAGCTATAATCAACAAAACTATGAAGGACGGACATGAGAGCATTTATTGGGATTTTTATACTTATAGTAGGCCTATTTGGCTATGAGATAAATCACGAAAACTGGGCAAAATTTTATAAATTTATTGGTGAGGCAAATGGTATAAAATTTGAAGTTTATATGAACTATTTTAAAGATGAATTTGAAAATTTCAAGCAAAGCAAGAGCTTTAAAGTGCCGGCCAAGATAAGCGGACATATCTTTTTTGATGGTACAAAATACGACTACGAAAAAGGTAATCTTGAGCAAAATAGCAGTGAAATTTCATCGCTAAATGCTGTATCTGATAAGATAAATTTAGACGTTAAAAATGAAAATGGCGAGCTAAAGGGCAAAATAATCGTTAAAAACAAAGCCTATAGTGCGACTATCAAAAAAGAAAAAGAGTATGAAATGCTAAATATTGGCATCCAAATGACCGAAGCAAATGGCACGAGATACGAAGCTATCATCAACGACATATTTGCCAAAGAATCGGCTAAAAAAAATAAAAATAAATTACTCTCGACACTTTATGACCTAAAAAGCGAGCGTAAAAAATGGCCAAATAACCAATTTGAGAGCCTAGATAACATCTACTATATAAATGACAAAATAAAAAGCATCTGTACCTATAAAAATAATAAAACTAGCTGCGATGTCGTCTTACTTAAAACCAACAAAAAGCTAAAGTTAAAGCAGATTTTTAAAGATATAAATGATCCTCATCTAAAAGCAATCCTCGCAACAGCAGGTGTTAGCGAGAATTTTGTACTTTCGCCACTTGGGCTTACCTTTTTAAATGAGGAGCAAATTAGCGTGCCACTTGATGAGCTAAGACCATATTTTAGTGAGGATATCGGGCTTTAATGGCAAAAATTTGTGGCATAGATGAGGCTGGACGTGGGGCTTTAGCTGGGCCTTTAAGCGTAGCGGCCTGCGTGCTAAATAAAGAAATTTCAGGTTTAAACGACTCCAAAAAACTAACCGCAAAAAAGCGTGAGGAGCTTTTTAAAGAGATTATAGAAAGCTCAAATTTTCTCATCATCTACTTCTCAAATGCGCAAATAGACGAACTTGGGCTAAGCGAGTGCTTAAGACGAGCGCTCAAAATTTTTAAGGCGCATTTTGAGGGTTTTGAGATCATTTATGATGGAAATTTAGACTATGGTGTTGGTATTACAACGATGATAAAAGCTGACAGCAAAGTCGCTGAGGTAAGCGCTGCTAGCATATTAGCAAAAGTTAGCCGTGATAGTTTGATGAAAAGCTGGGATAAAATTTACTCAAAATATGGCTTTGCTGAGCACAAAGGATACGGCACAAAGGCACATTTAGATACTATTGCTAAGTTTGGCTATTCAAGCTTTCATAGAAAAAGCTTTGTAGTAAAGTCTTTTGAAAAATCTCTATTTGACTAAGATTAATTATCTAAGCATCAAATAGATGCTTAGATAACGCCTTTTTTTAATGGCAGCCACAACCACAACTACCACTACTTTTAATAGCATCAAATACAGCATCGTAGTTTGGCTCTTCTGTCAATTCAGGGACGATTTGTTTGTGAATTATTACGCCATCATTGATGACAAATACCGCTCTTGCAAGTAGTCCTTTTAGTGGACCATCGCTCATTAAAACGCCATAGTTTTTAGCAAATTCTCCGTATCTAAAGTCGCTTCCGACACGTAAATTTGCTATGCCTTCAGTCGTGCAAAATCTCCCCATCGCAAATGGCAAATCATTTGAGATGATACTTAGTTTTACGCCATGTTTGCCAGCTACTTTTTCGTTAAATTTACGAGCCTCTGCTGCGCAAACGCCAGTATCAAGTGATGGTAAGCAAACAAGTACTTCTACGCCATTATTTCCGCCTACACTAAACTCGCTAAGATCTTGTGCTACGACTTTTGCCTCAGGTGCATAAGAGCCTACAAAGACCTCATTTCCACTTAAATTTACCTCACTACCTTTAAATTTTGTAGTTGCCATATCTATCTCCTTTATTATTTTTTTGCTTTTTTAAATGCTTGATCAAGATCTGCTATTAGATCATCAGCGTTTTCGATACCAATTGCTAGGCGAAGCAAGTTTTGCTTTATGCCGATCTTATCTAGTACCTCTTTCGGATATGCCTCATGTGTCATCGTCGCAGGCCTGCAGATAAGACTTTCTACACCACCAAGGCTCACTGCTAGATCAAAAATTTCTAGCGATTTTACAAATTTATTTACATCATATTTTTCATAAAGCTCAAATGAGATGAGAGCACCGATGTCGCTTGCTTGAGCCGCTTGCATCTTTGCCTCTTGCTCGCTATATGAGCCAGCAAAATGCACCACGCTAACGGCGTCATTATTTTGTAAAAATTTGATGATTTTATGTGTATTTTGTGTTTGTCTATCAAACCTAACGCTAAGCGTTTTAAGCCCACGTATTAAGTAGTATGCGTCCATCGGGCTTATGATACCACCAAGCGTGTTTTTAGCAAATTTTATCTTCTCAGCCAAAGCATCATCGTTTAGCGTGACGATACCAGCGATCACATCAGCGTGTCCACCGATATATTTTGTAGCGCTATAAACCACGATATCAGCTCCGTGCTCAAGCACTCTTTGATAATAAGGCGTTAAAAATGTGTTATCTACGATGACTAGAGCGCCTTTTTTGTGAGCGATCTTTGAAATTCTAGCGATGTCTGTCACTCTTAATAGAGGATTTGACGGAGTTTCGATGAATATCGCCGCTACGTCGTCACTTATGTCATCTTCGCTTAAAAAATTTAGATCGTCTATAAATTCGCTCTTTATACCGTGGCTTTCAAAAACGGTTGTAACATATCTATAAGTGCCGCCATAGACGTTGCTATTTAGTAGGACCTTTTGCCCAGTTTTTATAAGGCTAAGTGCAGCTGCTGTTGCTGCCATGCCTGAGCCAAAGCTAAATGCGTATTTGCTGCCTTCAACTTTTGCAAAAATTTCATCAAATGCTTTTTTGGTTGGGTTGCTACCACGAGAATATGCAAATTCTTGAAAATTCTCAAGATCATCTTGCACAAACGTACTTGCTAAAAAAATAGGCGGAATGACAGCTTTATTTGGATTATTCTTAGCTTCAATGCCTTTTACGATCAATGTGTCAAGTTTCATAAATTTCCTTTTAAAAATTTGTGAAATCTTACATAATAAAGATTAATCTTCCCCAAACCCACCCAAAACGTAGCTAAATCAGTAAGTGGTAGTAACATTTATTTTTAAGAATGCATTTTTTAAATTGCTGGGATAAATTTAAACTTTTGCTCTCTCCCCGCAAGCCTAATAAATTTTTCTTTTTACTCGCCTTTAGCTACATTTTCACCATAAATTTTACTCTACAAGATCAACTTGCCAGTTTGCCTCTTGTAGCTTCATATCTAGCTCTCTGATCTCTTTAGATAGCTCGTCTATTTGCTTTTGGAGCGTGGCCACATCAACACTACTTAAAATTTTTATCTCACTATTTGAGTAAAGATCGACTTTTTGGCTTGCGCTTTTGGCAAAATCCCTAAGCACGCTTGCTTTTTGGCTTAACGTATCTTTTTTAGCGATCATTTCAGTTAGACTCGCACCTTCAAATTTTGCACTTGAGTTTGTTAAATTTATAGCCAAGATCAGTCTAAATAGCTCATCGCTTAGCCTATCAAGCTCTTTTAAAAGAAGCTTTGGATCTTCGCTAGGTCTTTCATTTTCTTGCATTTTTGCATTATCGAGCAATCTACCTTTTAGCTGCTCTAAGCGTTTTTGTGTATCAGCTCTTAAAATGAGAGCCTGAGCTAATTTCATCATTTTTCCTTTTGAAATATTAAATTGAGAGAAAATTTCAAATTATATTAGTATCTTTTGGGTTATAATTGATTTAAAATTTTATTTTAAGGAAAAGCTATGAAGTACGATTTTGATACGCTTATTAGCAGAGATGGCACCAACTCATCGAAGTGGCGAATGAAAAACGATGTTTTGCCAATGTGGGTTGCTGATATGGATTTTAAGGCTGCACCTGAAATTTTAAATGCCCTACAAAAGCGTCTTGATAATGGCGTCTTTGGCTACTCATTTATTCCAAAAGAGTGGAACGAAGCGATTAAAGGCTGGTGGAAAAGGCGTCATGATGTTAGCTTTGAAAACGATTGGATGTGCTTTTGCACTGGCGTTATACCAGCGATTTCAACTGCGATTAGAAGATTTAGCAATCCAGGAGATCAAATTTTAGTTCAAGCTCCCGTCTATCACGTATTTTTTAACTGCATCAAAAATAATGGTCGTGAAATTTTATCAAACGACCTTATCTATAAAGATGGCTCTTATGAGATTGATTTTGAAGACCTTGAAGCAAAGCTAGCTCAGCCGCTAACAACTATGATGCTTCTTTGCAATCCACACAATCCAATAGGAAAAATTTGGGACAAAGAGACGCTTAAAAAAATAGGCGAGCTTTGCTATAAGCATGATGTTTTGGTTATCAGCGATGAGATCCACTGCGATATAACTGATCCTGGTCTAAGCTATGTGCCATTTATCAGCGTTAGTGAAGAGTGTAAAAATAACTCAATCACATGCATCTCACCTACAAAAGCCTTTAATATCGCAGGACTTCAAAGCTCAGCTATCGTCACACCAAATGAGCAGATACGTGCCAGAATAAATGCGGCTGTAAATTATGATGAGATAGGTGAAGCAAATGCCTTTGCGATAACTGCGACAATAGCGGCATTTAACGATAGTCAAACATGGCTTGATGAGCTTAGGGAGTATCTTTTTGAAAACAAAAAAATCGTTATAAATTTTATAAAAGAGCAAAATTTACCAGTAAAACTTCTGCCTTCAAATGCGACTTATCTTTTGTGGCTTGATTGTAGCGCGTTTTGCGAGGATTCGAGCGAATTTATGAATTTCTTGCGTGATAAAGCTGGACTATGGCTAAATGACGGCAATGCTTACAGGGGAGATAGATTTTTCCTCCGTATGAATATCGCAACCCAAAGAGCCAGAGTGCTTGAAGGGCTAAAACGCTTACAAAATGGTATAAATTTATACACTTCAAAAAAATAAATTGAGTAAATTTGGCTGGGTGGCTTTTGAATTTTAAGCTACTCCTGCCTAATATTAATACAGCTCGGTGCATTTTTGAAGCAGTAAATATTGCCCCAATATTTTTAAATATCAAATCAAATTGTACTGATAATTTTAAAGGCAAGATGACCTACACTAGTTTTTATTTGGTTGCTTTAAATTTAAGTACAAAAACCACTCAACCACAATGTAGCAGACCGATAAAAGCGAGCATTTTATGCCTTTTTGAAGTGATAAATTCTATACCCATGGCTTATAAAATTTAGCAGTGGTTTAAAATTTTCAACAAAGCAGAAATTTGAAGTTAAGATAGCTTATGCTGGTTTCAAATTTAAGAGAAATTGTTTGCTAAAACAAAATTTTGAGCCATTTTTGAAGTTACACTTTCTTTTAAAACAAGGTGGTTTTTGCTAATAAATTTGATGATTTTAAAAATTTAGATAAAAGTAGAAATTTAAAGGCGGGGAAGCCCCGCCAGATATTATTTGTGAAGTTCTTTTGTGTAAAACTCAACTGAGCCTAAGCCCTCTTTTAGCGCCCACTCGTAAGCTTTACTTACAAATTCCCAGTTTATGTTCTCATAAAATATCTCTAGGTATTTTGGACGAGCGTTGAAGTTGTCGATGTAGTAAGCGTGCTCCCAAACGTCAACAACTAGAAGTGGCACTTTGCCATCGCTCACTGGAGTTTTTGCGTTGCTAGTTTGCACGATCTCTAACTTTTTACTACTTGGATCAAATACAAGCCACGCCCAACCTGAGCCAAAAAGTGTTGTAGCTGCTTTTAAAAATTCCTCTTTAAAATTTGCGAAATTTGCCTCGATCGCAGCTTTTAGCTCGTTTGACATCTCACTTTTTTTAGCGATGCAGTCCCAGTAAAAGTCGTGGTTGTAAACTTGAGCGACATTGTTGTAAAGCCCACCTTCGCTATTTGTTAGAATTTCATAAAAAGATGCGTTGGCAAATTTTGTATCTTTTATAAGATTGTTTAAATTTGCTACGTAAGTTGCATGATGCTTGCCGTAGTGGTATTCACAGGTTTTTGCGCTAACTACTGCATTGCTATTTGCATCAAATGGAAGTTTTCTAAGTTCAAACATAATAATTCCTTAATAATAAAATTTGTTGTTTCGTATTATAGCCATAAAAAATTAATAAATAAAAATCTTTTAAATTTAGCCACAAAATATAGGCTAAATTTAAGCAAGACTAAACTTACATTTTTTGGCTGACTTTTAAGCTTATGAAAAAGCAAATTTAGAGCAAAATATCCTATGCATTTGGTTAAATGGATTCAAAATTTTATTAAAAGTAAAAATAAAATAAATTTTATGTGTAAAAAGTAACAAATGTACTTTAAAAGTTTAGTTATCGAAAAATTATAAAAATCTTTTGAAAATATAAATTAGCTTTTTGAAGTATATTTGTTACTAAAATACACATATAAAAATAAATAGCTGTGAATTTACGAAACAAAATTTCTAAATTTTTATTTTTGAAATTTATAATACGTTTAACGAAACCATTACAAAGGATAAAAGATGAAATTCTTACAAGCTTTACTTTTTACTTGTGCCATCAGTGGCTTAGCATTTGGTGCCGATAAGGTCTATACTATCAAATTTGCTCACGTTGTCGCAGCTTCTACGCCAAAGGGTAAGGCAGCTGACTTCTTTGCTAAGCGTGCTGAGGAGCTAAGTGGGGGCAAACTAAAAGTTCAAGTTTTCCCATCAGCTCAGCTACTTGATGATGATAGAGTTTTTGGCGCGCTAAAGCTTGGCAATGTCCAAATGGCAGCTCCTAGTTTTTCTAAATTTACACCTATCGTACCGCAGTTTCAGCTGTTTGACCTGCCTTTCATCTTTAAAGATGCAGAGCACCTTCATAAGGTCCAAGACGGCGAGGTCGGCGAGGAGCTAAAAGGCCTTGTGACTAAGAAAGGCTTTGTGGCGCTTGATTACTGGGATGCTGGATTTAAGCACTTTAGCTCAAGCAAAAAACCAGTTCTTGTGCCAGAAGATGCAAAAGGACAAAAATTTAGAATCCAAAGCTCAAAGGTGCTTGAAGAACAAATTAAAGTAGTTGGTGGCAACCCACAAGTTTTACCATTTTCAGAGGTTTACTCTGCACTTCAACAAGGCGTAGTTGATGCGACTGAAAACCCGCTTTCAAATTTCTATAACTCAAAATTTCACGAAGTTCAAAGCTCGCTTACACTTTCAAGCCACGGATATTTGGGCTATTTAGTCGTTATGAGCGATAAATTTTGGAGCAAGCTACCAGATGATCTAAAAGCAAATGTAAAACAAGCTCTAAGCGAAGCAACAGCTTTTGAGAGAGAAGAGACAGCAAAAGAGGACGCTCACGTCATAGCTGAGCTTGAAAAATACATCGCTGCTAGTAAAAAACTAGAAATTTATAAGATCGATGACGCACAAAAAGCCGAGTGGCAGAAGGTTATGCAGTCAATCTATCCTAAATTTTACGATGTTATCGGTAAAGACCTCATAGAAAAGACTCTTGGGACAAAATCATGAAGAGCTTTTTTAATGTCCTTGATATAGCGATAGCCTCACTAAATAAAACTATCGCAGTAGTTGGGCTCGCAAGTGGAACATTGCTAGCCTTTGCAAATGTTATGGCTAGATATTTTTTCGATAAAAGCTGGTCTTGGGCGAGCGAGCTATCAAACTATCTTTTTATCTGGTCGGCGTTTTTTGCCGCGGCATACGGCTTTAATAAGGGCATTCACGTCAGTGTAACTATTTTGGTGGAAAAATTTCCACCAGCCCTTGCAAAAGCGTGTTTAATCTTCTCTCATGTACTAACTACTGTATTTTTGTTATTTATCGCAGTCTATTCGATTGATTATCTACAAATTCTTCACGAGATCGAGCAGATGATAATAGACCTTGGCATACCTCAATGGGTCCCTATGGTAGTGCTTCCAATAGCCTTCGTTACAGCTAGCTACCGCTCAACCGAAAAAGCCATAAAAGTAGCTCTAACGCCTGCAGAAAATGTCGTGAGCAATGAAGCGCACGAGCTAGCTCATGGAAGCGTAGTCAAAGATTAAGGAGAAAAAAGATGACAATAGCATTTTTATTTATCCTACTTTTTGCACTGATGCTAATAGGCGTGCCAGTGGCGGTTTCGCTGGGAACTAGTACGGTTTTGACGATGATATTTTTTACAGATATCGACGTCGCTACGATCCCGCAGCTAATTTTTGATGGTATCAATAAATTTTCGCTAATGGCGATCCCGATGTTTATCTTGGCTGGAAATTTACTAAGTAAAGGTGGCTCAGCAAGACGTATCATCGACTTTGCAAAGTCTATGGTCGGACACTTGCCAGGTGGCTTGCCTATGAGTGCGATATTTGCCTGCATCATCTTTGCTGCAGTCTCTGGAAGCTCGCCTGCGACGGTTGTGGCTATTGGCTCAATTATGTTTGTGGCGATAAAAGAGGCTGGCTATCCAAAAGAGTACGCAGTGGGCGGCATAACTACGGCTGGCTCGCTTGGAATTTTGATCCCGCCTTCAGTTGTTATGATAGTTTACGGCGTAACAGCAGAGGTAAGTATCGGCAAGCTCTTTATGGCTGGCGTCATACCTGGTCTTATGCTTGGCGCATTTATGCTTGTTCAAACTTATGTTGGCGCAAAAAAACTTGGCTTTAAAGCAACTAAGGCTGAGCCATTTAAAGTAAGAGTGCAGAAATTTGCCAAAGCATTTTGGGCGCTTTTAATCGTTGTTGTGGTTATTGGCGGAATTTATGGAGGTATTTTCACTCCGACAGAAGCTGCTGCAGCAAGTGCGGTCTATGCGCTATTTATCTCGCTTTTCATATATAGAGATATAAAAGTAAAAGATCTTTGGGATATCTGCCTAGACTCGGCTCTTACAACAGCTATGATATTTTTCATCATCGCAAACGCTGTTGTTTTTGCATATTTGCTAACTAGCGAGCAGATCCCTCAAGCAATCGCTTCGATGATACTTGACGCAAATATCGGCATGATAGGATTTTTGATATTTGTAAATATCTTGCTATTTATCATGGGTCAGTTTATGGAGCCTTCAAGCGTTATCATGATCATGGTGCCACTCTTGCTTCCGATAGCTACACAGCTTGGTGTTGATCCTATTCACTTTGGTATCATCTTGGTTGTAAATATGGAGATAGGTATGGTGACTCCGCCTGTTGGACTAAATTTATTTGTCGCAAGCGGTCTTACAAATATGAACTTAAAAGAGGTCATCATGGCGTGCTTGCCGTGGACGCTGACCTTGTTCTTTGGCCTTATCTTGGTTACTTATATACCACAAATTTCTCTTTGGTTGCCAAACATGATGTATGGACATTAAAATTTAGAGGCTCTTGCCTCTAAATTTATGCTTTTGGGTCGTAATCCGCACTCATAACGATATTTTTACCACTTCGCTTACCAGCATAAAGTAGATTATCAGCTTGTTTTATCATCTTTTCTAAGCTAAATTCTCCCGTACCATCATGAGCAACTACTCCAAAAGTCATAGTTGCGTTGATCTTTATATTTTCAAACTCAACTATATTTTTACTCAAAGTCTCTCTAACACGCTCTACGATACTTACAGCTGCATCTTTTTTTACGCCCAAGACGACTGCTAAAAATTCTTCTCCACCAAATCTAGCTACTCTATCTTTATCTCTAAATGTGTTTTTAAATATGCCTGATAAGCTTTTTAAAACAGCATCTCCTGCGCCGTGTCCATAAGTGTCATTTATTTTTTTAAAGTTATCAATATCGCACATAACGATAGCAAAGTCCCTATTTTTATATAGATCGTTTTGGCTTAAAATTTTCTGCATCGAAGTACGATTTAAAAGTCCTGTTAATGGATCGTGATTTAAGATATTTTCAGCCATCTCTTTTTCCTCTAAGATGCTTAAAAATATAAATAAATTTGAGCTCTCCAAAAGGTACGAAACAATAACCGAAAATACACAAACTATACTTAAGTTAAAAACAAAAAGTAGATCTTTAAAGCCTTCAAAATCTTTTACAGGCTGGCCATCTAAATATACATAGCAGGCTATGGATAAAATTATTTGCACTGCAACTATTATGTAGTTAAAAAATTTGTAGGTAAATGAAGTAAAAA is drawn from Campylobacter concisus and contains these coding sequences:
- a CDS encoding S-adenosylmethionine tRNA ribosyltransferase: MRAFIGIFILIVGLFGYEINHENWAKFYKFIGEANGIKFEVYMNYFKDEFENFKQSKSFKVPAKISGHIFFDGTKYDYEKGNLEQNSSEISSLNAVSDKINLDVKNENGELKGKIIVKNKAYSATIKKEKEYEMLNIGIQMTEANGTRYEAIINDIFAKESAKKNKNKLLSTLYDLKSERKKWPNNQFESLDNIYYINDKIKSICTYKNNKTSCDVVLLKTNKKLKLKQIFKDINDPHLKAILATAGVSENFVLSPLGLTFLNEEQISVPLDELRPYFSEDIGL
- a CDS encoding ribonuclease HII, which codes for MAKICGIDEAGRGALAGPLSVAACVLNKEISGLNDSKKLTAKKREELFKEIIESSNFLIIYFSNAQIDELGLSECLRRALKIFKAHFEGFEIIYDGNLDYGVGITTMIKADSKVAEVSAASILAKVSRDSLMKSWDKIYSKYGFAEHKGYGTKAHLDTIAKFGYSSFHRKSFVVKSFEKSLFD
- a CDS encoding 2-Cys peroxiredoxin, translated to MATTKFKGSEVNLSGNEVFVGSYAPEAKVVAQDLSEFSVGGNNGVEVLVCLPSLDTGVCAAEARKFNEKVAGKHGVKLSIISNDLPFAMGRFCTTEGIANLRVGSDFRYGEFAKNYGVLMSDGPLKGLLARAVFVINDGVIIHKQIVPELTEEPNYDAVFDAIKSSGSCGCGCH
- a CDS encoding cystathionine gamma-synthase (catalyzes the formation of cystathionine from L-cysteine and O-succinyl-L-homoserine) yields the protein MKLDTLIVKGIEAKNNPNKAVIPPIFLASTFVQDDLENFQEFAYSRGSNPTKKAFDEIFAKVEGSKYAFSFGSGMAATAAALSLIKTGQKVLLNSNVYGGTYRYVTTVFESHGIKSEFIDDLNFLSEDDISDDVAAIFIETPSNPLLRVTDIARISKIAHKKGALVIVDNTFLTPYYQRVLEHGADIVVYSATKYIGGHADVIAGIVTLNDDALAEKIKFAKNTLGGIISPMDAYYLIRGLKTLSVRFDRQTQNTHKIIKFLQNNDAVSVVHFAGSYSEQEAKMQAAQASDIGALISFELYEKYDVNKFVKSLEIFDLAVSLGGVESLICRPATMTHEAYPKEVLDKIGIKQNLLRLAIGIENADDLIADLDQAFKKAKK
- a CDS encoding cystathionine beta-lyase produces the protein MKYDFDTLISRDGTNSSKWRMKNDVLPMWVADMDFKAAPEILNALQKRLDNGVFGYSFIPKEWNEAIKGWWKRRHDVSFENDWMCFCTGVIPAISTAIRRFSNPGDQILVQAPVYHVFFNCIKNNGREILSNDLIYKDGSYEIDFEDLEAKLAQPLTTMMLLCNPHNPIGKIWDKETLKKIGELCYKHDVLVISDEIHCDITDPGLSYVPFISVSEECKNNSITCISPTKAFNIAGLQSSAIVTPNEQIRARINAAVNYDEIGEANAFAITATIAAFNDSQTWLDELREYLFENKKIVINFIKEQNLPVKLLPSNATYLLWLDCSAFCEDSSEFMNFLRDKAGLWLNDGNAYRGDRFFLRMNIATQRARVLEGLKRLQNGINLYTSKK
- a CDS encoding superoxide dismutase — protein: MFELRKLPFDANSNAVVSAKTCEYHYGKHHATYVANLNNLIKDTKFANASFYEILTNSEGGLYNNVAQVYNHDFYWDCIAKKSEMSNELKAAIEANFANFKEEFLKAATTLFGSGWAWLVFDPSSKKLEIVQTSNAKTPVSDGKVPLLVVDVWEHAYYIDNFNARPKYLEIFYENINWEFVSKAYEWALKEGLGSVEFYTKELHK
- a CDS encoding C4-dicarboxylate ABC transporter yields the protein MKFLQALLFTCAISGLAFGADKVYTIKFAHVVAASTPKGKAADFFAKRAEELSGGKLKVQVFPSAQLLDDDRVFGALKLGNVQMAAPSFSKFTPIVPQFQLFDLPFIFKDAEHLHKVQDGEVGEELKGLVTKKGFVALDYWDAGFKHFSSSKKPVLVPEDAKGQKFRIQSSKVLEEQIKVVGGNPQVLPFSEVYSALQQGVVDATENPLSNFYNSKFHEVQSSLTLSSHGYLGYLVVMSDKFWSKLPDDLKANVKQALSEATAFEREETAKEDAHVIAELEKYIAASKKLEIYKIDDAQKAEWQKVMQSIYPKFYDVIGKDLIEKTLGTKS
- a CDS encoding C4-dicarboxylate ABC transporter permease encodes the protein MKSFFNVLDIAIASLNKTIAVVGLASGTLLAFANVMARYFFDKSWSWASELSNYLFIWSAFFAAAYGFNKGIHVSVTILVEKFPPALAKACLIFSHVLTTVFLLFIAVYSIDYLQILHEIEQMIIDLGIPQWVPMVVLPIAFVTASYRSTEKAIKVALTPAENVVSNEAHELAHGSVVKD
- a CDS encoding C4-dicarboxylate ABC transporter permease — protein: MTIAFLFILLFALMLIGVPVAVSLGTSTVLTMIFFTDIDVATIPQLIFDGINKFSLMAIPMFILAGNLLSKGGSARRIIDFAKSMVGHLPGGLPMSAIFACIIFAAVSGSSPATVVAIGSIMFVAIKEAGYPKEYAVGGITTAGSLGILIPPSVVMIVYGVTAEVSIGKLFMAGVIPGLMLGAFMLVQTYVGAKKLGFKATKAEPFKVRVQKFAKAFWALLIVVVVIGGIYGGIFTPTEAAAASAVYALFISLFIYRDIKVKDLWDICLDSALTTAMIFFIIANAVVFAYLLTSEQIPQAIASMILDANIGMIGFLIFVNILLFIMGQFMEPSSVIMIMVPLLLPIATQLGVDPIHFGIILVVNMEIGMVTPPVGLNLFVASGLTNMNLKEVIMACLPWTLTLFFGLILVTYIPQISLWLPNMMYGH
- a CDS encoding diguanylate cyclase, whose amino-acid sequence is MRRISLYTTQKLIIFSILLTHVCYFFIFLFMKEEILAVTNVFSVATYLFLLRLIYDSPENNKITMVIVQLEILFHALVCMLILGWGYGFGLLFLASSLILFFTSFTYKFFNYIIVAVQIILSIACYVYLDGQPVKDFEGFKDLLFVFNLSIVCVFSVIVSYLLESSNLFIFLSILEEKEMAENILNHDPLTGLLNRTSMQKILSQNDLYKNRDFAIVMCDIDNFKKINDTYGHGAGDAVLKSLSGIFKNTFRDKDRVARFGGEEFLAVVLGVKKDAAVSIVERVRETLSKNIVEFENIKINATMTFGVVAHDGTGEFSLEKMIKQADNLLYAGKRSGKNIVMSADYDPKA